The Paramisgurnus dabryanus chromosome 3, PD_genome_1.1, whole genome shotgun sequence genome includes a window with the following:
- the LOC135771597 gene encoding trypsin-like isoform X1 — MGFNTVLCVAVAVLNLAGSFCQMVDVLSSVCGQAPRNNKIVGGQDATEGSWPWQVSIHDLNTNSHVCGASLINNDWILSAAHCFVGSQQSDFGIYLGRQSQQGPNPQEIYRTVIQLIRHPNYNLNTQDNDIALLQLSSPVNFTEYILPVCLAAAGSEFDQGLSSWVTGWGDTSGNSNFPDILQEVEIPIVSSYNCNFSYDGNITDNMLCAGLLNVGGKDSCQGDSGGPLVVRQESRWIQAGVVSFGLGCGDPSFPGVYTRVSQYQGWIASVIRGDVPFIPFPIYYMTYDIFSGGSPSLCLFPLSLTFSIISLIFFLFN, encoded by the exons ATGGGGTTTAATACAGTTTTGTGTGTTGCTGTGGCTGTGCTTAATCTAGCAG GCAGTTTCTGTCAGATGGTAGATG TTCTCTCCTCAGTGTGCGGCCAAGCTCCTCGCAACAACAAAATTGTTGGAGGGCAGGATGCGACTGAGGGGTCTTGGCCCTGGCAAGTAAGCATTCACGATCTCAATACTAATAGCCATGTCTGTGGTGCGAGTCTCATCAACAACGATTGGATTTTGTCTGCAGCTCACTGCTTTGTTGG CTCCCAACAATCAGACTTTGGGATCTACTTGGGACGTCAGAGCCAGCAAGGCCCAAACCCGCAAGAGATTTACAGAACAGTGATTCAACTCATCAGACATCCTAACTATAACCTAAATACTCAAGACAATGACATAGCACTGCTTCAGCTCTCCTCTCCTGTGAATTTCACTGAATATATTCTACCAGTTTGTCTTGCTGCTGCTGGCAGTGAATTTGATCAGGGACTTTCAAGTTGGGTGACAGGATGGGGGGACACTTCTGGAA ACAGCAATTTTCCAGACATATTGCAGGAGGTGGAGATTCCAATTGTGAGCAGCTATAACTGCAATTTCTCCTATGACGGTAATATCACAGACAACATGCTGTGTGCTGGACTATTAAATGTTGGAGGGAAAGACTCATGTCAG GGTGATTCGGGAGGGCCACTGGTTGTTAGGCAGGAGAGCAGATGGATACAGGCTGGCGTTGTAAGTTTTGGTCTAGGATGTGGAGACCCCAGTTTTCCTGGTGTGTACACCAGAGTGTCTCAGTATCAGGGCTGGATCGCAAGTGTCATCAGGGGCGATGTTCCGTTTATTCCGTTTCCCATTTATTATATGACTTATGATATCTTTAGTGGAGGCTCACCCAGCCTTTGCTTATTTCCCCTTTCCCTCACATTCTCCATCATCTCTCTCATCTTCTTTCTCTTTAATTGA
- the LOC135771597 gene encoding trypsin-like isoform X2 → MGFNTVLCVAVAVLNLAGSFCQMVDVCGQAPRNNKIVGGQDATEGSWPWQVSIHDLNTNSHVCGASLINNDWILSAAHCFVGSQQSDFGIYLGRQSQQGPNPQEIYRTVIQLIRHPNYNLNTQDNDIALLQLSSPVNFTEYILPVCLAAAGSEFDQGLSSWVTGWGDTSGNSNFPDILQEVEIPIVSSYNCNFSYDGNITDNMLCAGLLNVGGKDSCQGDSGGPLVVRQESRWIQAGVVSFGLGCGDPSFPGVYTRVSQYQGWIASVIRGDVPFIPFPIYYMTYDIFSGGSPSLCLFPLSLTFSIISLIFFLFN, encoded by the exons ATGGGGTTTAATACAGTTTTGTGTGTTGCTGTGGCTGTGCTTAATCTAGCAG GCAGTTTCTGTCAGATGGTAGATG TGTGCGGCCAAGCTCCTCGCAACAACAAAATTGTTGGAGGGCAGGATGCGACTGAGGGGTCTTGGCCCTGGCAAGTAAGCATTCACGATCTCAATACTAATAGCCATGTCTGTGGTGCGAGTCTCATCAACAACGATTGGATTTTGTCTGCAGCTCACTGCTTTGTTGG CTCCCAACAATCAGACTTTGGGATCTACTTGGGACGTCAGAGCCAGCAAGGCCCAAACCCGCAAGAGATTTACAGAACAGTGATTCAACTCATCAGACATCCTAACTATAACCTAAATACTCAAGACAATGACATAGCACTGCTTCAGCTCTCCTCTCCTGTGAATTTCACTGAATATATTCTACCAGTTTGTCTTGCTGCTGCTGGCAGTGAATTTGATCAGGGACTTTCAAGTTGGGTGACAGGATGGGGGGACACTTCTGGAA ACAGCAATTTTCCAGACATATTGCAGGAGGTGGAGATTCCAATTGTGAGCAGCTATAACTGCAATTTCTCCTATGACGGTAATATCACAGACAACATGCTGTGTGCTGGACTATTAAATGTTGGAGGGAAAGACTCATGTCAG GGTGATTCGGGAGGGCCACTGGTTGTTAGGCAGGAGAGCAGATGGATACAGGCTGGCGTTGTAAGTTTTGGTCTAGGATGTGGAGACCCCAGTTTTCCTGGTGTGTACACCAGAGTGTCTCAGTATCAGGGCTGGATCGCAAGTGTCATCAGGGGCGATGTTCCGTTTATTCCGTTTCCCATTTATTATATGACTTATGATATCTTTAGTGGAGGCTCACCCAGCCTTTGCTTATTTCCCCTTTCCCTCACATTCTCCATCATCTCTCTCATCTTCTTTCTCTTTAATTGA
- the LOC141281982 gene encoding trypsin-like, which produces MRFNTVLCVAMVVLLNLAGSFCQLDVCGQTSLNTKIIGGENANAGSWPWQVMIKFTSSEVIYTCGGSLINKDWVLAGAQSFNGFNNISDIVIYLGSQNLKGPNLHEINRTVIQLIKHPDFDPKSFDNDIALLQLSSSVNFTDYIKPVCLAAAGSEFGEGLSSWLTGWGYTSDNSPLPDILQEVEVPFVSNYNCSIFYNGTLNITDNMLCAGLINVGGKGPCSGDSGGPLISKQHSRWIQAGIVSVAISSTFCVDPMFPTVFTRVSKYQDWINAAIVTNQPGFVKFPDYNYYTPDYRPTTPDCPYPLFPDIFSGSSSSLYFLPSLSLTFSIISLIVCLFL; this is translated from the exons ATGAGGTTTAACACAGTTTTGTGTGTTGCCATGGTTGTACTTCTCAATCTAGCAG GCTCTTTCTGTCAGCTAGATG TCTGTGGCCAAACCTCCCTTAACACAAAGATTATTGGAGGAGAGAATGCAAATGCAGGGTCTTGGCCCTGGCAAGTAATGATCAAGTTCACCAGCTCTGAAGTTATTTATACCTGTGGTGGGAGTCTCATCAATAAAGACTGGGTTTTGGCTGGAGCTCAATCCTTCAATGG CTTCAACAACATTTCAGACATTGTGATCTACTTGGGAAGTCAGAACCTGAAAGGCCCAAACCTGCATGAGATAAACAGAACAGTAATTCAACTTATCAAACATCCTGACTTTGATCCAAAGAGTTTTGACAATGACATAGCACTGCTTCAGCTCTCCTCTTCTGTGAATTTCACTGATTATATTAAACCAGTCTGTCTGGCTGCTGCTGGTAGTGAATTTGGTGAAGGACTTTCAAGTTGGTTGACAGGATGGGGGTACACCTCTGATA ATAGCCCATTACCTGACATATTACAGGAAGTCGAGGTTCCATTTGTGAGCAACTATAACTGTAGTATTTTCTATAATGGAACGCTCAATATCACTGACAACATGCTGTGTGCTGGACTAATAAATGTTGGAGGCAAGGGCCCGTGTTCG GGTGATTCAGGAGGGCCACTGATCAGTAAGCAGCACTCCAGATGGATTCAGGCTGGAATTGTGAGTGTTGCAATAAGTTCTACGTTCTGTGTGGACCCCATGTTTCCAACTGTGTTCACCAGAGTGTCTAAATATCAGGATTGGATCAATGCTGCTATAGTCACCAACCAGCCTGGATTTGTAAAATTCCctgattataattattatactCCAGATTATAGGCCTACTACACCAGATTGTCCCTATCCTTTATTTCCTGATATTTTCAGTGGAAGCTCATCCAGTCTTTACTTCCTTCCTTCACTTTCTCTTACATTCTCCATCATCTCTCtcattgtctgtctgtttttataA
- the LOC135758649 gene encoding chymotrypsin-like protease CTRL-1 has translation MNMKLNTVWSVTLAVLLNLTGSFCQLDVCGQAPLNTKFIGGKDANAGSWPWQVSINEISYQNHFCGGSLINKDWVLSAAHCFQSIGMSDIVIYLGRQNQQGPNPHEINRTVIQLIIHPNYDSDTEDNNIALLQLSSSVNFTDYIQPVCLAAAGSVFNEGLSSWVTGWGASLEKLFPDTFQQAEIPIVSNNDCNIGYNGIMTDNMLCAGLLNDDGETPCQYDAGGPLVSKQGSRWIQSGIVSFNQGCLDLTFPSVFTRVSQYQDWINIYTLNNQPGFFTFPDDYDYAQDGISNITSIFSGSSTSLYLPLTHTCSIASLIFCFLIQRLSESS, from the exons ATGAACATGAAGTTGAACACAGTTTGGTCTGTTACTCTAGCTGTACTTCTTAATCTAACAG GTTCTTTCTGTCAGCTAGATG TGTGTGGCCAAGCACCCCTTAACACAAAATTTATTGGAGGGAAGGATGCGAATGCAGGGTCTTGGCCCTGGCAAGTAAGCATTAACGAAATCAGCTATCAAAACCATTTCTGTGGTGGGAGTCTCATCAATAAAGACTGGGTTTTGTCTGCAGCTCATTGTTTCCAAAG CATCGGCATGTCAGACATTGTGATCTACTTGGGACGTCAGAACCAGCAAGGCCCAAACCCGCATGAGATAAACAGAACAGTGATTCAACTCATCATTCATCCTAACTATGACTCAGATACTGAAGACAATAACATAGCACTGCTTCAGCTCTCATCTTCTGTGAATTTCACCGATTATATTCAACCAGTCTGTTTAGCTGCTGCTGGTAGTGTATTCAATGAAGGACTTTCAAGTTGGGTGACAGGATGGGGGGCCTCTCTAG AAAAATTATTTCCTGATACGTTCCAGCAAGCAGAGATTCCAATTGTGAGCAACAATGACTGCAATATTGGTTATAATGGTATTATGACAGATAACATGCTTTGTGCTGGACTGTTGAATGATGATGGAGAAACCCCATGTCAG TATGATGCTGGAGGGCCACTGGTCAGTAAGCAGGGCTCCAGATGGATTCAGTCTGGAATTGTGAGTTTTAATCAAGGCTGTTTGGATCTCACATTCCCGAGTGTGTTCACCAGAGTGTCTCAGTACCAGGACTGGATCAACATTTACACACTCAACAACCAGCCTGGATTTTTTACATTCCCTGATGATTACGATTATGCTCAAGATGGCATTTCTAATATTACTAGTATTTTCAGTGGAAGCTCAACCAGCCTTTACTTACCACTTACCCACACATGCTCTATTGCCAGTCTCATCttttgtttccttattcaaaggTTGTCTGAGTCATCATGA